In Deferribacteraceae bacterium V6Fe1, one genomic interval encodes:
- the rny gene encoding ribonuclease Y, with product MILTVLLAIAGLAVGLIVGILFQKKKVEAENQKLNKQATDIISRAKREAEEILKEAKIESKEIIYKTKQELEKEAKERRKELQLQEKRLISKEESLDKKIELIDSKEEMLSKRTKELDEKIKANEELKVELEKKKDALLLEIEKVASMTREEAKNMLVQQMVSEAKVDAARQIKEIEEELKNEADKKARSVIATSIQRCASEYVGEIAVSVVNLPSDEMKGRIIGREGRNIRTFESVTGVDIIVDDTPEAVILSSYDPFRREIAKMTLEKLISDGRIHPARIEELYEKSKEELEKHIVEVGEEAVFNLGLHDIHKDIVKLVGRLKYRTSYGQNVLGHSIEVARIAGIMAAEIGADEKMAKRMGLLHDIGKAIDYEVEGSHTEIGVDLMKKYNEAPQVINAILSHHGEEEFKYVESVLVQAADAISASRPGARREVLESYIKRLENLEAIASSFEGVSKTYAIQAGREVRIVVEPEVVSEEALITLARDIAKKIEEELTYPGNIKVNVLRESRAVEYAK from the coding sequence ATGATTTTGACAGTTTTATTGGCGATTGCTGGTTTGGCAGTTGGTCTTATAGTTGGTATCCTTTTTCAAAAGAAAAAAGTAGAAGCAGAAAATCAGAAGCTTAATAAACAGGCAACAGACATAATAAGCAGAGCTAAAAGGGAAGCTGAAGAAATTTTAAAAGAAGCAAAAATTGAATCGAAAGAGATAATTTACAAAACAAAGCAAGAGCTTGAAAAAGAGGCTAAGGAGAGAAGGAAAGAGCTTCAGCTACAGGAAAAAAGACTTATAAGCAAAGAGGAAAGTCTTGATAAAAAGATTGAGCTCATTGATTCAAAAGAGGAGATGTTATCAAAGAGGACAAAAGAGCTTGATGAAAAAATAAAAGCTAATGAAGAGTTAAAGGTTGAGCTTGAAAAGAAAAAAGATGCTTTGCTTCTTGAAATTGAAAAAGTAGCCTCTATGACAAGGGAAGAAGCTAAGAATATGCTTGTTCAACAGATGGTTAGTGAGGCAAAAGTAGATGCTGCACGTCAGATTAAAGAGATTGAAGAGGAGTTGAAAAACGAAGCTGATAAAAAAGCAAGGAGTGTAATAGCTACTTCTATTCAAAGGTGTGCTTCTGAATATGTTGGTGAAATAGCGGTATCTGTTGTAAATCTTCCAAGTGATGAGATGAAAGGTAGAATTATAGGTCGAGAAGGTAGAAATATTAGGACATTTGAAAGTGTTACCGGTGTGGATATAATAGTTGATGATACCCCTGAGGCTGTAATATTATCATCTTATGATCCATTCAGACGTGAAATTGCTAAAATGACTTTGGAAAAACTTATTTCTGATGGTAGAATTCATCCAGCCAGAATCGAAGAATTATATGAGAAGAGTAAAGAAGAGCTTGAAAAGCATATTGTAGAAGTTGGTGAAGAAGCAGTATTTAATTTGGGGCTACATGATATTCACAAGGATATTGTTAAACTAGTTGGTCGTTTGAAATACAGGACAAGTTATGGGCAAAATGTTCTTGGCCATTCTATTGAAGTTGCAAGGATAGCAGGTATTATGGCGGCAGAAATTGGGGCTGATGAGAAGATGGCAAAAAGGATGGGCTTGCTTCATGATATTGGTAAGGCAATAGATTATGAAGTTGAAGGCTCTCACACAGAGATTGGCGTGGATTTAATGAAAAAATATAATGAAGCACCTCAAGTTATCAATGCAATATTGTCACATCACGGAGAAGAAGAGTTTAAATATGTTGAATCTGTCCTTGTTCAGGCAGCTGATGCTATATCTGCTTCAAGGCCTGGTGCTAGAAGGGAAGTTTTAGAATCATATATTAAAAGGCTTGAAAATCTTGAGGCTATTGCTTCAAGTTTTGAGGGTGTATCAAAGACATATGCTATTCAAGCAGGAAGGGAAGTGAGGATAGTGGTTGAGCCTGAAGTGGTAAGTGAGGAAGCGCTCATAACTTTGGCGAGAGATATTGCTAAAAAGATAGAAGAAGAGCTTACTTATCCTGGAAACATAAAAGTAAATGTTTTAAGAGAGTCAAGGGCTGTTGAATACGCAAAATAA
- a CDS encoding TIGR00282 family metallophosphoesterase: MNTQNNTVNILFIGDIVGRGGRKTVKSAISRLKEELSLDLIIANAENSASGFGITLNVYKELLGFGIDICTSGNHIYDKKEIVGYLDNLDKLIRPANLPSKAPGKGFVVVEKKGVRFLIVNLLGRVFMPLSDCPFQTFEKILSEYPDCLPIVDFHGEATSEKNAFAYNFDGKALAVIGTHTHVQTNDDRLLPNGTFYITDAGMCGALDSCIGVVKENSIEKFLTSVPIKFDVEKKGKMLFNAVFFSIDTDTKKIVKFEKIYNICGE; the protein is encoded by the coding sequence TTGAATACGCAAAATAATACCGTAAATATACTTTTTATAGGTGATATAGTTGGCAGAGGTGGTCGAAAAACTGTAAAGTCGGCCATCTCTCGACTAAAAGAAGAGCTTAGTTTGGACCTGATTATCGCAAATGCAGAAAATTCTGCCAGCGGATTTGGAATTACATTAAATGTTTATAAAGAGCTTTTAGGTTTTGGAATAGATATTTGCACTTCCGGAAATCATATATATGACAAAAAGGAAATTGTTGGCTATTTAGATAACCTGGACAAATTGATAAGACCTGCCAATTTACCATCAAAGGCTCCCGGAAAAGGTTTTGTGGTGGTAGAAAAGAAAGGGGTAAGGTTTTTAATTGTAAATTTATTGGGCAGGGTATTTATGCCTTTATCCGATTGCCCTTTTCAGACTTTTGAAAAGATATTGAGTGAATACCCTGACTGTCTTCCAATTGTAGATTTTCACGGTGAAGCAACCAGTGAAAAAAATGCATTTGCCTACAATTTTGATGGAAAAGCCTTAGCTGTTATCGGGACTCATACCCATGTGCAGACCAATGATGACCGTTTGTTGCCAAACGGTACATTTTATATAACTGATGCAGGGATGTGTGGTGCACTTGACTCTTGTATTGGTGTTGTTAAGGAAAATTCCATTGAAAAATTTTTAACATCCGTGCCTATAAAATTTGATGTTGAAAAAAAAGGTAAGATGTTATTTAATGCAGTGTTTTTTAGCATTGATACAGACACAAAAAAAATAGTTAAATTTGAAAAAATTTATAATATTTGCGGGGAATAG
- the rpiB gene encoding ribose 5-phosphate isomerase B, with protein sequence MKIGLASDHGGFELKEIIKKFLYEKGLDVVDYGTSNGDESVDYPDYAKKAVLGILDKEVERAVIMCGSGIGISISANKFPGIRAALCWDSYTAKMSRLHNDANVLAMGGRIIGPELAKEIVETWLSYDFEGGRHQRRIDKIDSLAKEYWNNIE encoded by the coding sequence GTGAAAATAGGTTTAGCTTCGGATCACGGCGGTTTCGAGTTAAAAGAAATCATCAAAAAATTTCTTTATGAGAAAGGTTTAGATGTAGTAGATTATGGCACTTCAAATGGTGACGAATCTGTTGATTATCCGGATTACGCTAAAAAAGCAGTTCTTGGCATACTTGATAAAGAAGTTGAAAGAGCTGTCATTATGTGTGGTTCGGGAATAGGAATTTCCATATCTGCAAATAAATTCCCGGGGATAAGAGCCGCTCTTTGCTGGGATTCTTATACTGCAAAAATGAGTAGACTTCATAATGATGCCAATGTTCTTGCTATGGGCGGGAGAATAATTGGACCTGAGCTTGCAAAAGAGATTGTTGAGACATGGCTATCTTACGATTTTGAAGGTGGTAGGCATCAAAGGAGAATTGATAAAATAGATTCTTTGGCTAAAGAGTATTGGAATAATATAGAATAG
- the nadA gene encoding quinolinate synthase NadA, which translates to MDLKQEIRKLLKEKNAVLLAHNYQIDDIQEIADFTGDSLGLSIEASRVKEDIIVFAGVHFMAETAYMLSPNKKVLLPEIDAGCPMADMVTAEELREFKAKYPGVPVVCYVNSSAEVKAESDICCTSANAVNVVKSIDSDRVIFVPDRNLGHYVSRFVDKEIILWNGFCPIHERVTRRDLEMLKSEHPDAIVVLHPECPPDVIELADHVCSTSGVYTFCKESKHKKFIIGTERGVGYRLRKENPDKEFYFAYSPFQCKNMKKTTLKKVYDSLVEEKYEIKVEEDIRKKAVLSIERMLQVPRNY; encoded by the coding sequence ATGGACTTAAAACAAGAGATTAGAAAACTTTTAAAAGAGAAAAATGCAGTTTTGCTGGCGCATAATTATCAAATTGACGATATTCAAGAAATAGCAGATTTTACGGGTGATTCTTTAGGACTCAGCATTGAGGCTTCTAGAGTTAAGGAAGATATTATTGTTTTTGCCGGTGTTCATTTTATGGCTGAAACAGCGTATATGCTTTCACCAAATAAAAAAGTACTTTTGCCGGAAATTGACGCAGGGTGTCCAATGGCTGATATGGTTACAGCTGAGGAATTAAGAGAGTTTAAGGCCAAATATCCAGGAGTCCCGGTAGTGTGTTATGTAAACTCTTCTGCAGAAGTTAAGGCAGAATCTGATATTTGCTGTACATCAGCCAATGCAGTTAATGTGGTAAAATCTATTGACAGTGACAGGGTTATTTTTGTACCTGATAGAAACCTCGGACATTATGTTTCTCGTTTTGTAGACAAGGAGATAATTTTGTGGAACGGTTTTTGTCCTATTCACGAAAGAGTCACGAGACGAGATTTAGAAATGCTTAAAAGTGAACATCCTGATGCAATAGTGGTATTGCACCCCGAATGTCCGCCTGATGTTATAGAATTAGCCGATCACGTTTGCTCTACTTCAGGAGTTTATACATTTTGCAAAGAGAGCAAGCATAAAAAGTTTATAATTGGTACTGAAAGAGGGGTTGGTTACAGATTGAGAAAAGAGAATCCTGATAAAGAATTTTATTTTGCCTACTCTCCGTTTCAATGCAAGAATATGAAGAAGACAACGTTAAAAAAAGTGTATGATTCACTTGTAGAAGAAAAATATGAAATTAAAGTTGAGGAAGATATAAGAAAAAAAGCTGTATTGTCTATTGAAAGGATGCTACAAGTACCGAGAAACTATTAA
- a CDS encoding 5-formyltetrahydrofolate cyclo-ligase — MEKLDKEVLSKEVLRKKMMTERKKMDFEEVQKRSEKIVKDFLSLFEEMKFFLLYFSFDNEVETFYLAKYLLEKHKEVFAPKLVGNDLKVGKVSDLSLLEKNRYQIFEPVDYFERSNFDVVVVPGVAFDKKCNRLGFGVGYYDRFLPKVKCENIVGFAYEFQVVDELVTEYFDIPMDIVITEKNIYRRN; from the coding sequence ATGGAAAAGCTTGACAAAGAGGTTTTAAGTAAAGAAGTTTTGAGAAAAAAGATGATGACTGAAAGAAAAAAAATGGATTTTGAGGAGGTCCAAAAAAGAAGTGAGAAAATTGTAAAAGATTTTTTGAGTTTGTTTGAAGAAATGAAGTTTTTTCTTTTATATTTTAGTTTTGATAATGAAGTAGAGACTTTTTACCTTGCTAAGTATTTGCTTGAAAAACATAAAGAAGTCTTTGCTCCAAAATTGGTTGGCAATGATTTGAAAGTTGGCAAGGTAAGTGATTTAAGTCTACTTGAAAAAAACAGGTATCAAATATTTGAGCCTGTTGATTATTTTGAACGCAGCAATTTTGATGTGGTTGTTGTGCCGGGTGTGGCTTTTGACAAAAAGTGCAACCGACTTGGTTTTGGGGTAGGATACTATGACAGGTTTCTACCAAAAGTTAAATGTGAGAATATCGTTGGGTTTGCTTATGAGTTTCAAGTTGTTGATGAACTTGTTACAGAGTATTTTGACATCCCTATGGACATTGTGATTACTGAAAAAAATATTTACAGGAGGAATTGA
- a CDS encoding AAA family ATPase: MRLYELIEPQKIEDIVGQGHLLAPNTPLSKIIESGEFESIIFVGPPGTGKTTLAKLIGKKLSLPFHRLHGAATSVNEIKNIAEVSKHYGRPSIIFIDEIHRFNKTQQDLLLKVIDEKHSFVIGASTENPYFSLTPAMRSRSFLFEFKPLNSEAMLILVERACNVLMEKYGVEEISFLEKDKLVQLAGGDGRRLIKFLDTAAQLGKIEDRKLIISLNDIDELVHNLVYSRDEHYDLLSAMIKSIRGSDPDAALVWCFKLVNCGFAVEDIFRRLFVSASEDIGNAYPDAVIFVNSAFNAFLNVGVPEGYIILAHAVTFLASCPKSNKSYLAYKKVKDYLQKNDPYPPINICHNSNGYKYPFDSGEFVKQNYFDGDEKFYIPSEYGFESKIKERLKRLWG, from the coding sequence ATGAGATTATATGAGCTTATTGAACCTCAGAAGATAGAAGATATTGTAGGTCAGGGGCACTTACTTGCTCCCAATACCCCTTTGTCAAAAATTATTGAAAGCGGGGAATTTGAATCGATAATTTTTGTCGGTCCTCCCGGTACAGGCAAAACAACTCTTGCAAAACTTATAGGTAAAAAACTTTCACTCCCTTTTCATCGCCTTCATGGCGCTGCTACAAGTGTAAATGAAATTAAGAATATTGCTGAAGTTTCAAAGCATTACGGCAGACCTTCTATTATATTTATTGATGAAATCCATAGATTTAACAAGACACAACAAGATTTGCTTCTTAAAGTTATAGATGAAAAACACTCTTTTGTAATCGGGGCTTCTACCGAGAACCCTTACTTCAGCCTTACCCCTGCAATGCGGTCAAGGAGTTTCCTTTTTGAATTTAAACCGTTAAATAGTGAGGCTATGCTAATACTTGTTGAAAGGGCTTGCAATGTATTGATGGAAAAGTATGGGGTAGAGGAGATATCTTTTTTAGAAAAAGATAAGCTTGTTCAGCTGGCCGGTGGGGATGGCAGGCGATTAATAAAATTTTTAGATACTGCTGCACAGTTAGGTAAAATTGAGGATAGAAAGTTAATTATAAGTCTTAATGATATTGATGAATTGGTGCATAATCTTGTTTATTCCCGTGATGAGCACTATGATTTACTTTCCGCTATGATTAAGAGTATTAGGGGAAGTGACCCTGATGCTGCTCTTGTCTGGTGTTTTAAGCTTGTAAACTGTGGTTTTGCCGTTGAGGATATTTTTAGGCGTTTGTTTGTTTCGGCATCTGAAGATATCGGTAACGCGTATCCTGATGCCGTTATTTTCGTGAATTCCGCATTTAATGCATTTTTAAATGTGGGAGTCCCGGAAGGATATATAATTTTGGCACATGCTGTCACTTTTTTGGCAAGTTGCCCTAAGAGCAATAAAAGTTATCTTGCTTACAAGAAGGTTAAGGATTACCTTCAAAAAAATGATCCATATCCCCCGATAAATATTTGCCATAACTCTAATGGTTATAAATACCCATTTGATAGTGGCGAATTTGTTAAGCAAAATTATTTTGATGGTGATGAAAAATTTTATATCCCTTCAGAATATGGCTTTGAGTCTAAAATAAAAGAAAGGCTCAAAAGGCTTTGGGGGTAA
- the zapB gene encoding cell division protein ZapB, with translation MELYDILTSLEEKIDRLIMENERLSNENEELRSEQKELKDKLEQLIKEREEVAERIEKILERLP, from the coding sequence ATGGAACTTTATGATATTTTGACTAGTTTGGAAGAAAAAATTGATAGACTTATAATGGAAAATGAAAGACTGAGTAATGAAAACGAAGAATTAAGGTCAGAGCAAAAAGAACTGAAAGATAAGTTGGAACAATTAATTAAAGAAAGAGAGGAAGTTGCTGAAAGGATTGAAAAAATTTTAGAGCGTTTACCTTAG
- the rsxC gene encoding electron transport complex subunit RsxC, with product MGFYGFAGGIHPRYNKGLTSDKPVEILNTNKDDQVFIPLSQHIGAPAKPVVKKNDEVKRGQVIGVPSGFVSSTIHSPVTGTVLGIVKVPHPISGSVDAVHIKVTELDEGYEHISTDKKFQEIVLDAGIVGLGGATFPTHVKLSPPKKIDYLIINGAECEPYLTCDHRLMVEKTEEVLKGAEIIRQNLGEDVKLIIGIEENKPDAIEKFKRIAESNVEIVPLEVKYPQGGEKQLIKATVNRVVPEGKLPLEVGVVVQNVGTCLAVYEAIKMQKPLVERVVTVTGAVKTPKNLMVKIGTPIGKLIEACGGFIGTPKKIVMGGPMMGFAVTSLDTPVMKGTSGILVYRDEDLPDLNMTNCIRCGRCVTACPMGLVPAIMEQFTLNEMYEKVLDWHVLNCIECGCCSYVCPARRPLVGYFKTAKREVMKILKQREQNAGK from the coding sequence ATGGGTTTTTATGGTTTTGCAGGCGGGATACACCCCCGCTATAACAAAGGTTTGACCAGTGACAAACCTGTAGAAATACTTAACACAAATAAAGACGATCAAGTCTTTATCCCGCTATCTCAACATATCGGAGCACCGGCAAAACCGGTCGTTAAGAAAAACGATGAGGTGAAAAGAGGGCAGGTAATTGGTGTCCCCAGTGGTTTCGTGAGTAGCACTATTCATTCCCCTGTTACGGGAACTGTTTTGGGGATTGTAAAAGTGCCTCATCCAATTTCCGGCAGTGTGGATGCGGTGCACATTAAAGTTACCGAATTGGACGAAGGTTATGAACATATTTCTACAGATAAGAAATTTCAGGAAATAGTCTTGGATGCCGGTATTGTTGGCTTGGGTGGTGCTACATTTCCTACTCATGTCAAGCTATCCCCCCCTAAAAAAATTGACTATTTGATAATAAACGGTGCCGAGTGTGAGCCTTATTTGACTTGTGATCACAGGTTGATGGTTGAAAAGACAGAAGAGGTTTTGAAAGGTGCAGAAATAATACGTCAAAATTTGGGTGAGGATGTTAAGCTTATTATAGGTATTGAAGAGAATAAACCTGATGCAATTGAAAAATTCAAGAGGATTGCAGAATCTAACGTAGAGATTGTCCCCCTTGAAGTAAAGTATCCTCAAGGCGGAGAAAAACAGTTGATAAAAGCCACTGTCAATAGAGTAGTCCCCGAAGGGAAACTTCCTTTGGAAGTTGGCGTAGTAGTGCAAAATGTGGGGACATGCTTGGCTGTCTATGAAGCTATAAAGATGCAGAAGCCTTTAGTTGAAAGGGTTGTGACTGTAACGGGGGCCGTGAAAACACCCAAAAATCTTATGGTTAAAATAGGTACTCCAATTGGTAAATTAATCGAAGCATGCGGTGGCTTTATAGGTACTCCAAAGAAAATTGTCATGGGCGGACCAATGATGGGTTTTGCTGTTACATCTTTGGATACTCCGGTTATGAAAGGTACAAGCGGGATTTTGGTTTACCGCGATGAAGATTTACCTGATTTGAATATGACAAACTGCATAAGGTGCGGAAGGTGTGTGACAGCTTGTCCTATGGGGCTTGTGCCTGCCATTATGGAGCAGTTTACTTTAAATGAAATGTATGAAAAAGTTTTGGATTGGCACGTATTGAATTGTATAGAATGCGGATGTTGCAGTTATGTTTGCCCTGCACGGAGACCTTTGGTCGGTTATTTTAAAACGGCAAAAAGAGAAGTAATGAAAATATTAAAGCAGAGAGAGCAAAATGCAGGAAAATAA
- a CDS encoding serine hydroxymethyltransferase, with protein sequence MSLYETVKKVDREVYDALQKELERQETHLELIASENFVSPAVLEAQGSVLTNKYAEGYPSKRYYGGCEFVDIAEDLAIKRAKELFGADHANVQPHSGSQANMAVYFSVLKPGDTILGMNLSHGGHLTHGSPVNFSGKFFNVIPYGVNQETETIDYDEVERLAITNKPKMIVVGASAYPREINFKEFRRIADKVGAYVMVDMAHIAGLVAAGVHPNPVPYAEFVTTTTHKTLRGPRGGMILCKEEFAKAINSNIFPGIQGGPLMHVIAAKAVAFKEALSDEFKEYQKQIVKNAKALADKLTQRGYRLVSGGTDNHLMLVDLTKQDITGKDAENALGLANITVNKNTIPFETRSPFVTSGIRIGTPALTSRGMKETEMQLVGEMIADVLDNIGSDEVINKTKQRVLDLCANFPLYKGKLY encoded by the coding sequence ATGTCTTTGTATGAAACTGTAAAAAAAGTTGACAGGGAAGTTTATGATGCTTTGCAAAAAGAGCTTGAGAGGCAGGAAACCCATCTTGAGCTTATTGCAAGCGAAAATTTTGTAAGTCCGGCAGTTTTGGAAGCCCAAGGCTCTGTTTTGACAAACAAATATGCGGAAGGTTATCCGTCAAAAAGATATTACGGCGGTTGTGAGTTTGTTGATATAGCTGAAGATTTGGCTATAAAGCGTGCGAAAGAGCTTTTTGGCGCTGATCATGCAAATGTTCAACCACACTCAGGCAGTCAAGCTAATATGGCTGTATATTTTTCCGTGTTAAAGCCGGGGGATACAATTTTAGGAATGAATTTGTCTCACGGTGGACACTTGACACACGGAAGCCCTGTGAATTTTTCAGGTAAATTTTTTAATGTTATACCATACGGTGTAAATCAAGAGACAGAAACTATAGATTATGATGAAGTCGAAAGGCTTGCTATCACAAATAAGCCAAAGATGATTGTTGTTGGGGCGAGTGCATATCCGAGAGAGATTAATTTCAAAGAATTTAGAAGGATTGCAGATAAAGTAGGTGCATATGTCATGGTAGATATGGCACACATTGCAGGACTTGTGGCCGCAGGTGTTCATCCTAATCCTGTCCCGTATGCTGAGTTTGTTACCACTACTACTCATAAGACCTTAAGAGGACCAAGGGGTGGTATGATTTTGTGCAAGGAAGAGTTTGCAAAAGCAATAAACTCAAATATATTCCCTGGTATTCAGGGTGGTCCGTTAATGCATGTCATTGCTGCCAAAGCAGTTGCTTTTAAAGAAGCATTAAGTGATGAGTTTAAAGAATATCAAAAACAGATTGTTAAAAATGCCAAGGCTCTTGCTGACAAACTTACTCAAAGAGGTTACAGACTTGTTTCCGGCGGCACAGACAATCACCTTATGCTTGTAGATTTGACTAAGCAAGATATTACAGGAAAAGATGCTGAAAATGCCTTAGGGTTGGCTAACATTACTGTAAATAAAAACACTATCCCTTTTGAGACGAGAAGCCCTTTTGTTACAAGCGGTATTAGGATAGGGACACCTGCACTGACTTCAAGGGGGATGAAAGAAACCGAGATGCAGCTTGTAGGTGAAATGATAGCCGATGTACTTGATAATATAGGCAGTGATGAGGTTATCAATAAAACAAAACAGAGAGTGCTTGATCTTTGTGCTAATTTTCCACTTTACAAGGGGAAATTATATTGA
- a CDS encoding cell division protein ZapA translates to MQISDVYIYGNKYRLKTDMDSETVASIANFVDKKMREMQDSMNVLTTSKIAVMAAFDIAAEYLILKKDIDKSIDKISEIENKIDSILKG, encoded by the coding sequence TTGCAAATTTCTGATGTTTACATTTACGGGAATAAATACAGGCTTAAAACTGATATGGATAGCGAGACAGTTGCTTCCATTGCTAATTTTGTCGATAAAAAGATGCGTGAGATGCAAGATAGTATGAATGTGTTGACTACTTCTAAGATAGCTGTTATGGCTGCTTTTGATATCGCGGCTGAGTATTTGATACTAAAAAAGGATATTGATAAGAGCATTGATAAAATTAGTGAAATAGAGAACAAAATAGATAGTATATTAAAAGGGTAG
- a CDS encoding chemotaxis protein CheW has protein sequence MEDVKELRDEDSIQLVGFKLGDEEYAIDVLKIQEIIRLIEITSVPRMDSYILGVINLRGKVIPVVDLRVRFELDKSDFDKKTRIIVVKFEKENIGFVVDEVTEVIRIDKSIVEPTPPLVGAVGQEYILGICKYLKRLIILLDIDRVVYNDDNLTSDLRKKIVKSQGQVEDLNEYEESDENFTEVSDTVESNELSAVPEVRSEIEKEEEEISVASESVDSEDEEENQTDMIDDIDKLIAMELEKREKETEELLKRKKDEKLNSSNSDVEDILNDALTQANSTISPEATHVDQDDLDRLIAEELAKREKETEELLKRKKEEEKKKIIDAGEEDISTVAQEQPVETENADSQKNEIVIERDSLQELKSLANKIIRGEAKEIDINIKGEIGELLKLIFETKQKIDNVEPSVADSNKDVPHIAKSLENVNEYTEEATINLMEAADKMSNFFAELNEKMGNIEKVIQKGDVEKFDELIDSVEDKLKSAEELGFNILQALEFQDITEQKARKVIKKIEEIGVRLGTILGYAKIQAADSISEDTSSQEEIDKLLGEFGLG, from the coding sequence ATTGAAGATGTGAAAGAGCTTAGAGATGAGGATAGCATTCAGCTTGTAGGCTTCAAGCTTGGTGATGAGGAGTATGCAATTGATGTGTTGAAGATTCAAGAGATTATAAGACTTATTGAAATTACATCTGTCCCTAGGATGGATTCTTATATACTTGGTGTTATTAATTTAAGAGGTAAAGTCATTCCTGTTGTTGATTTGCGAGTAAGGTTTGAGCTTGATAAATCTGATTTTGATAAAAAAACGCGGATAATTGTTGTTAAGTTTGAAAAGGAAAATATTGGGTTTGTTGTTGATGAGGTTACTGAAGTAATCAGGATAGATAAGAGCATTGTTGAGCCTACACCCCCATTGGTTGGTGCGGTGGGGCAAGAATATATCCTTGGTATATGTAAATATTTGAAAAGACTTATTATTCTTCTTGATATAGATAGAGTTGTTTATAACGATGATAACTTGACCAGTGACCTAAGGAAGAAAATAGTTAAATCTCAGGGACAGGTTGAAGATTTAAACGAGTATGAAGAGTCTGACGAAAATTTTACTGAAGTCTCTGATACTGTTGAATCTAATGAATTAAGTGCTGTTCCTGAAGTAAGAAGTGAAATAGAAAAAGAGGAAGAAGAGATAAGTGTGGCGAGCGAATCTGTCGATTCTGAAGACGAAGAAGAAAATCAGACAGATATGATTGATGATATTGATAAGCTTATTGCAATGGAGCTTGAAAAAAGGGAAAAAGAGACAGAAGAGCTGTTAAAAAGGAAAAAAGATGAAAAATTAAATAGTTCAAATAGTGACGTAGAAGATATTTTAAATGATGCTTTGACGCAAGCAAACTCTACTATATCGCCTGAAGCAACCCACGTTGACCAGGATGACCTTGACAGACTTATTGCAGAAGAGCTTGCCAAAAGAGAAAAAGAAACTGAAGAGCTTCTTAAACGAAAAAAAGAAGAGGAAAAAAAAAAGATAATTGATGCCGGTGAGGAGGATATCTCAACCGTTGCTCAAGAGCAGCCTGTAGAAACTGAAAATGCCGATAGTCAAAAGAATGAAATCGTTATTGAAAGAGATTCATTGCAGGAGTTAAAATCTCTTGCAAATAAGATAATTAGAGGGGAAGCAAAAGAGATAGATATTAATATCAAAGGTGAGATTGGGGAGCTTTTAAAACTTATTTTTGAAACAAAACAAAAAATAGACAATGTTGAACCTTCCGTGGCAGATTCAAATAAGGATGTACCTCATATTGCCAAATCTCTTGAAAATGTTAACGAGTATACAGAAGAAGCTACTATTAATTTGATGGAAGCAGCGGATAAAATGTCTAATTTTTTCGCTGAGCTTAATGAAAAGATGGGAAATATCGAAAAGGTAATACAAAAGGGTGATGTCGAAAAATTTGATGAACTTATTGATAGTGTGGAAGATAAATTGAAAAGTGCTGAGGAGCTTGGGTTTAATATATTGCAAGCATTGGAATTTCAGGATATTACAGAGCAGAAAGCAAGAAAAGTGATTAAGAAGATTGAGGAAATAGGGGTAAGACTTGGAACTATTTTAGGTTACGCTAAAATACAGGCAGCAGATTCTATCAGTGAAGACACATCATCTCAAGAAGAGATTGATAAGTTGTTAGGAGAGTTTGGACTCGGATAG
- a CDS encoding cytidine/deoxycytidylate deaminase family protein — translation MRPDWDKYFLELTDVVKKRSTCLRRQVGAIIVKDNHILSTGYNGVPTKISHCSEVGCLREKLKVPSGERHELCRGLHAEQNAIIQAALHGVSIKDATIYTNTKPCSICTKMIINAGIKRIVYQVEYSDKLADELLAETDIELVKI, via the coding sequence TTGAGACCGGATTGGGATAAATATTTTCTTGAATTAACTGATGTAGTAAAAAAACGCTCTACCTGTCTGAGAAGGCAGGTAGGTGCGATTATTGTAAAAGACAACCATATACTGTCAACAGGGTATAATGGTGTCCCAACAAAAATATCTCACTGCTCTGAGGTTGGTTGTCTTCGTGAAAAATTAAAAGTCCCTTCTGGAGAAAGGCATGAGCTATGCAGAGGGTTGCATGCTGAACAAAATGCCATTATCCAGGCCGCACTTCATGGGGTTAGTATTAAAGATGCAACAATATATACAAATACAAAGCCGTGTTCAATCTGCACAAAGATGATAATTAATGCTGGTATTAAAAGAATAGTTTATCAGGTTGAGTATTCTGATAAACTTGCAGATGAACTTTTGGCAGAAACAGATATTGAATTAGTCAAAATTTAG